The Streptomyces sp. NBC_01276 genome contains the following window.
TGCCCTCGGGCAGCACCGACCAGGTGTACGTCTCCACCTCGATGTGGTCGGTGACGGCGTGGTCCCCTCCGAACAGGGCCCGGAGGGTGTCGCGCAGCACCGGGCCGGTGGAGGCCAGCGGCGGGGCCGGCTCCTCGTGCAGCGGTACGTGGTAGTGGATCCGCCAGGGCGCCTCGCCGGGCAGGGCCCCGGCCAGCGCCGGTCCCAGGTCGTCGGAGCCGAGCAGGGCGCCGCCGGCCGGGGCGGCCTCGCGGGTCTGGTGCAGGAAGCGGGGCTCCGCGAAGGCCGCCAGGGCCTCCCGGACGCGGGGGTCCGCCGGGTCGGCGGCCTGGAGGGCGCTGGAGGCCTGGACCTTGACCACCTGGAGTCCGGCGGTCAGGAGTTCGGCGACGGCGGCGTCCGGCTCCTCGTGGGCGACGGCCAGGTGGCAGGCGTCCAGGCAGAGCCCGATCCATTCGTGGTCGACGCCCTTGAGCGCCTCGACGGCCTGTGCGGTGGTCTCGGCGACGCAGCCCGGTTCGGGTTCCACGGCGACGCGCACGGTCCGGCCGGTCTCCGCCTCGATGCGGCGCAGTCCGGCGGCGAGCTTGTCGAGCTGGCGCGTGGCGGCGGCCTGCTGGGTGCGCGACCAGGCGGTGCGCCAGGCCAGCGGCAGGGTGGAGACCGAGCCGCGCTCGGCGTCGTCGGGCAGCAGCCCGGCCAGGACCCGGGCCAGGTTCAGGGTGTAGTCGAGGCGGGCGGGCTCGGACCAGTCCGGGTAGTACACCGCCCGCTTGACCACGGGAGCGTGGAAGCCCTTGTACGGGAACCCGTTGAGGGTCACCGTCTCCAGTCCGCGGGCGGTGAGCTCGCGGCGCAGCCGGCCGACGGCGGCCGGGTCGGCGGCGAGGGCCGCCGCCGCGTCCACCGGCAGCCACAGGCCGAGTCCGATGACGGACTCCCCCGCGGCGCGGCGGACCGGTTCCGCGTACGCGGCGAGCTGGGCGGTGATGCCCTCCAGGGTTTCGGCGGGGTGCACGTTGGTGCAGTAGGCGAGGTGGACGGCGGTGCCGTCCGGGTGGCGGAAGCGCATCAGGCGGCTCCTCTTTCCTGATCAGTTTCCGCCGCGGGCGATCGAGTTCCCGGCGTACAGCCCCGCGGCCTGCTCGTCCGTGTAGCCGTCCAGGCCGAGCCGGCCGGACTGCGCGTAGAAGGCGACCGGGTTGCGCCACAGGACGCGGTCCACGTCGTCCTCGTCGAAGCCGGCGGCGAGCATGGCGTCGCCGGTGGCCCGGGTGAGGAGCGGGTCGCTGTGGCCCCAGTCGGCCGCGGAGTTGACGAGGATGCGCTCGGTGCCGTGCTCCTTGAGGATGGCGACCATGCGGTCCGGGGTCATCTTGGTGTCGGGGTAGATGGAGAAGCCCATCCAGCAGCCGGAGTCGCGGACCTCCCGGACGGTGACCTCGTTGAGGTGGTCGAGGACGACGAAGCCCGGATCGATGCCCGACTCCCGGATCACGGCCAGGGAGCGGGCGGTGCCGCCCGCCTTGTCGCGGTGCGGGGTGTGGACGAGGGCCGGCAGGCCGAACTCGACGGCGAGGGAGAGCTGGACGGCGAAGGCGTGCTCCTCGGCGTCGGTGACGGTGTCGTAGCCGATCTCGCCGACGGCCACGACCCCGTCCTTGGCGAGGTAGCGCGGCAGCAGGTCCAGGACGGGGGTGCAGCGCGGGTCGTTCGCCTCCTTGGGGTTGAGGCCGATGGTGCAGTGGTGGCTGATGCCGAACTGCGCCGCCCGGTAGGGCTCCCAGCCCAGGAGGGCGTCGAAGTAGTCGGTGAAGCTGGAGGGGGAGGTGCGCGGCTGCCCAAGCCAGAACGCGGGCTCGACCAGCGCGCGGACGCCGGCGGCGTGCATCGCTCGGTAGTCGTCCGTGGTGCGGGACGTCATGTGGATGTGCGGGTCGAAGATGCGCATGGTCGGGCTCCGGTAGGGGTGGGTGGCGGGGTCAGTGGTCGAGGGTGGCTACGGTCCACAGGTCGGCCGGCACGGGGCGGTCGGCGGCGCGCCGCTCGGCGGCGAAGCCGTGCGCCATCCGCGCCAGTTCGGCGTCCCGGCGCTCGTGCAGTCCGGCGACCTTGGCCAGCGGTATCCCGGTGAACAGGCACTTGAGGACGGCCTGGCGCCAGCGGTACTGGTCGAGGTGGGCGCGGGCGTAGGGGCCCAGCGCGGCCGCGATGAGCCGGTTGTCGTTGGTCCGTACGGCGTCGTCGGTGAGGTGCACCGCGCGGTCGCCGAGCGGGAGGAAGGGCAGGGCGCGCAGTACGCCGCGGCGCTCGGCGGCGTCCCCGTGGGCGTAGCGTTCGCCGGCCTCGCGGGCGAGGGCGGCGCCGGAGGTGCCGTGGCGGGTCAGGGCGAGCAGGAGGACGGCGCGGACGGCGTCCTCGACGGCCCAGTCGGCCCAGCCGGGCAGGGGGCCGCGGCCGTAGTCGCGTCCGGCGGCGGGGAAGCGGCGGTCCAGGGCGGCGGGGCCCTCGGCGGCCACGGCGGCGGTGTCGGCGACGAGTCCGGCCCGGTGCTCCTGGTCGAGGACGGAGCGCAGGGACTCCTCCAGGGTGCGCAGGGTCAGCGCGTCGTGGACGGCGTGGTCGGCGTGGTCGGCGGCGGGGGCGGGTGCCACCGGGACGGGCGGGGCGAGGGTGGGGGCGGTCATGCCGGTACGGCCTCCTTCGACGGCTCTTGCTGCGGACGGGTGTCGCGGGACGCCTGACGGGCGGCCGCCTCGCGCAGGAACGCGATGCTGTGGCGGGCGGTCTCGGCGCCGGCGTGACTGTGGCGCGGGAGTTCGACGGAGACGAGACCCCGGTAGCCGACGTCGGCGAGGGCGCCGAGCACGGGCGGGAAGTCGATCTCCCCCTCCCCGAAGGGCAGGTGTTCGTGGGTGCCCCGGCGCATGTCCTCGATCTGGACGTGGGCCAGGCGGTCGGCGGCCAGTGCCACGCAGTCGGCCACGGGGTAGGGCTCCAGGCAGCGGCAGTGGCCGATGTCCAGGGTGAGCCGGAAGCGGTCCGGGCGGCCGAGGTCGGCCAGCAGCCTGCGGTAGCCGGCGAGGTCGGCGACGAGCATGCCGGGCTCCGGTTCGAAGGCGAGGTCGATGCCCGCGGCCTCGGCGTGGCCGACGGTCTCGGCGCAGCCGTCGACCAGCCGCTGCCAGGCCTGTTCGCGGGTGGTGTCCGGGTCGGGGGTGCCGCTCCAGAAGTGGACGGCGCCGGCACCCAGTTCCACGCCGATGCCGACGGCCCGGCGCATCAGGTCCAGGCGCAGCCGACGGCCCTCGGGTTCGGCGGAGAGCAGCGTCGGGCGGTGCTTGCGGCGCGGGTCGAGGAGGTAGCGGGCGCCGGTCTCCACGACGACGGCGAGACCGGTGGCGTCCAGGGCGCGCCGGACCTCGTCGACGCGCGCGGCGAGACCGGGTGCGTACGGGTCCAGGTGCTGGTGGTCGAGGGTGAGCGCGACGCCCTCGTAGCCCAGGTCGGCGAGGAGGCGCAGCGCGTCGCCCAGACGGTGGTCGGCGAGGCCGTTGGTGCCGTAGGAGAACCGCGGTCCGGTCGGGGTGCTCATGTGGAGGACACCCTCCGGGAGAGGCGGCGGACCAGCGGCAGGGCCGCGGCGAGCGGTACGGCGACGCGCGGCGCACCGGCCCGGGCGGCCAGGGCGGCCTGGAGGGGCAGCAGGGCGTGGATGCCGGTTCCGACGGCCCGGCGCACGCGGGGGGCGGCGGGGTCGCGCAGGACGCGGGTGAGGGCGGGTCCGAAGCTGGTGGCGTACAGGGCGAGGGCGGCCGCCTGGGCGGGTCCGGTGCCGCGGTGCGCGGTGCCGGCGGCCGCGGCCGCCGCGGCGGCGAGGGTCAGGGCCGCCTCGCGGGGCGGGGCGCCGTCGACCTCGTGGCGGCTGAGCCGGGTCAGGCCCAGGGTGTGGACCGCCACGGCGGCGGCCGGGACGAGGGCGGGGCGGACCGGGGCGGGCCCGGTGCCGTGGAGGACGTCCAGGGCGCGCGCGGTGGCCATCACGGCGGGGCCGAGGGGGGTGGCCTTGGCGCCGAGGTCGTAGGCCCACACGGCAGCGGCCAGCGGCAGGGTGCGGCGCAGGGCGGTGCGCGGGCCACCGGCCAGAGCGGCGATGCCGAGACCGGCCGCGGTCAGCCCGGCGGCGGTGGCCAGGGCGGCCTCGGGGCGGATCCGGCCGGACGGCAGCGGGCGTTCGGGCCGCTCCACGGCGTCGAGCTCGCGGTCGGCCCAGTCGTTGAGGGCCATGCCCGCCCAGTAGAGGCAGACGGAGGAGGCGGCGAGGCCGAGGGTGCGGGGGCCGGTGCCGCGTCCGGCGGCGAGGGCGCCGGCCAGGACGTCGCCGGGCACGGTGATCGCGGCGGGCGCCCGGACCAGCTCGGCGTAGGCGCGCAGGGTGCGCCGGGCGCGGAAGGCGCGGCCCGGGAACGGCGGCAGCCGCAGGGGTCCGCTCCCGCCGGCGGGGCCGGCGGTCCCGGGGCGGGCGTCGTGCCCCGGGACGGTGGCGGTGGTCACGGCCGGGCCCCCGTCAGCGGATCGGCGCCCGTCACGGTGGACGCCGGGGCGGGGTTCGCGGCCCAGGCGGTGAGGGCCTCGTACTGGAGGGTGAGGTTGTGCTCGGTGGAGCCGGCCGGGTCCTTGAAGAAGAACCCGAGGGCGGCCAGGGCCCCGGACTCGCCGCGCCGCCCGGCCAGCGCGGCCAGCCGTACGAGGTCCAGGACCAGCGGGGCGGCCAGCGCGGAGTCGCAGCCCTGCCAGGTGAACTGCATGGTCATCCGGACGCCGAGGAAGCCTTCGAAGGAGATGTGGTCCCAGGCGGTCTTCCACTCCCCCATCTCGGGGACGTTGTCGATGTGCGTCTGGCCCTGGACCGCGTGGCCGACGGTCTCCTCCAGGCTGCGCTGCTTCGACTCGGTCTTGGATCGGGCCGCCGCCGGGTCGGCGAGGGTCGCGCCGTCGCCGCCGCCCAGCAGGTTGGTGCCGGACCAGGACCGCAGGCGCAGGGCGCGCTGGGTGAACATCGGGGCGAGGGCGCTCTTGACGAGGGTCTCGCCGGTCTTGCCGTCGCGGCCGGCGTGCGGGACCCCGCGCAGCCGGGCCAGTTCCTCCAGGGCGGGCAGGGCGGCGCCCGCCGACGGGGTGAAGTTGACGTAGGAGCAGCCCGCGGTGAAGGCCGCGTAGGCGTAGAGGGAGCTCGCCGGCAGGGTGACGGAGCCGGCCGTGAGGGCGGCCTCCAGGGAGGCCAGGCTCAGGAAGGCGGGGTCGGGTTCGGGCATCGGCTCCGTGGAGGAGACGTTGACGACGACCACCTGCTCCAGGCCGTGCCGGTCGCGGAAGGCCGCCATGTCCTCGGCGAGGCGGGCGGCGGTGTCGGACTGCGACTCGCCGGGACGGGCGGAACCGTCGCGGATCTCCAGCTCGGCGGCGGCCAGCGGGGTGTCCAGGGCCTTGAGGACGGCGAAGGGCAGGACGCCCGCCCCGGCGAGTTGGCCGGCCCTCGCCGACAGGGGGGTGTCGACGACGTCGTGGCCGCCGAACACCAGGTCGGCGAGGGCCGGCAGAGGTGCGTCACGGAACGGGGGTGTTTCGGTGACGCACCCGACGGGGGAGGCGGCACCCGCGACGATGGCGGCGGCGCCGGCGATGGCGGCCGTGGCGACCGAGCCTCGCGCGCCGACCATCCAGACGCCGATTCGGGGTGAAGATCCGGTCGTGTCTCGCATGGTGTGCCAATCCTCCTGAGTCGTGTGGAGCGGGGGTACAGCCGGACTACTTGCCGAGGTCGACCGGGTAGGGCCAGACGTCGAAGGCCTTGGTGACCTTCTCGTCGGAGCGGCACAGCCACTTGTCGGTGACGTGGCGGACCACGTGCCTGGGCAGGTGCTTGTTGTCGTTGGCGTCGTTCACCGGCTTGGCGATGGACTGGAGTTCCCAGGCAGCGCCCGCGAGGCGGTTGATGTGCGCCCAGAACCGGCGGTCGATGCCGAGCAGCTGGAAGGACTGCAGGTAGGCGTGCCAGCGGTGGTAGGCGTGGGTGGCCTCCGGCGGCGTGTAGTTCATCATGTGGACCTTGTTGCCGGCCGGGCGGCGCGGGTCGAACAGGGTGCCCTGGCCGAACTCCTGGAAGGCGAAGACCAGTCCCTTGGGGTCGTGGCCGTACCACTTGTCGTAGACCTTCTTCTGCTCGCGGGAGAGCAGCTCGAAGTGGGCCTTGTTGGGCTGGATGAGCTCCATCCAACTGCGCGGGTAGCGGCCGCCCTGGCGGGTGGCGAGCCAGGCGTCGTAGGACTTGGTGAAGCCGCCGAAGGGCGCCGTGATGGCCGCGACCGCGGCCTTCATCCCGTCCGACGGCGTGTAGTAGGACATCTCGTCGTACTCGTACCAGAACTCGCTCGCCCAGCGGTCGCCGACCAGGCCCTCGACCTTGGGCAGCTGCGGGCGGCGGCCGTGGGCGGCCGCCGGGCCCGCGCCGAGGACGGTGACCGCGGCCGCGGCGCCTGCGGCGCCCAGGGCGGTCCGCAGGACGCTCCTGCGGTCCATGGAGTTGAGCGGCATGGTCGTGCTCCTTCTGGCTCTGTCTCGGATGCGGACGGATCATCGGGGGGTGCGATGGGTTTACTCTCCCGGGCCCCGCCATACCTGCCCTATATCGCTGTTCGCGCAGGTCACAGGCGGGGCCCGGAGGTGGCTACGCGAGCTCCGGGGAGGCCTTCTCCAGGGGGTTGCGGCGCAGGGACGGCGACAGCAGCGCGACGAGCGCGGTGACGCCCATGGCGACGCTGAGGCCCAGCACGGTACGGGTGGGGCCGAAGGCCTCCAGGGCGAAGCCGGCGGCCACGGGACCGGCCGCCATGGCGCCGCCGCCGACGAGCATGGCGAGGGAGTTGGCCCTGCCGCGCATCCGGTCGGGGGCGACGCGGACCATGAACACCCCGCCCGCGACGTTGAACACGCCGCCGACGTAGCCGCTGGCGGCGAACAGCGCGCCCAGGGCGTAGGGGTCGCGCAGGAACGCGACGGGGACCATGAGGGCGGTCCAGACGGCCAGCCCGCCGAGCACCAGGGTGCGCAGGGAGAAGCGGGTGGCCCACCAGCCGCCGGTGATGGCGCCGACGAGTCCGCCGGCCCCGCTGAGGGAGAGCACGACGCCGATCTGGAACTGGGAGCCGTGGTTCTCCTGGATGCCGGTCATGACCGCGAGGTTGAGGCCCTGGAACAGCACGTTGGAGACGGCCACGGCGGCCATCACGGCCCGCAGGAAGCGCTGGCGCCACATCCAGACGAGCCCCTCCTTGATCTCCCGCACCAGATCGGGCCGGGGCCCGGTGCGCTCGGCCTGGAGCTTGCCCCGTACTCCGAAGAGCAGGACGACGGAGGCGAGTTGGCCGACGAGGGCGGCCACGTACGGGAAGGAGGAGCCCAGGGCGACGAGGCCGCTGCCGAGCGGCTGCCCGGCGATGGCGGCGCCGCGGGTCCGGGCCTCGTTGCCGGTGAGGGCGGCGGGGAGCTGCTCCGTGGGGACCACGGCGGGGACCGCGGCCCGCTCGGCGAGCTGGTGCAGCACCCCGAGGGTGCCCTCGGTGAAGGCCGCCGCGAGCAGGGCCCAGAGCCACACGTGCCCGCTGAGCAGCAGGGCGGCGACGGCCCCGGCGACCAGCGCCTGCCCGAGGCCCGCGCCGATCATGATCCGGCGCCGGTCCCAGCGGTCCACGAGGGCGCCGCCGGGGAGCTGGACGAGGAGCTGGGGCAGGAGGAGGGCGGTGCCGACCAGGCCGGCGTCACCGGGCGAACCGGTGATCCACAGGACGGTGAGCGGGTAGGCGACGGCGGTCGCCCGGCCGGCGAGGAGCGAGAGTCCGGCGCCGCCCCACAGCAGCCCGAAGTCGCGGTTGCGGCGCAGCGGAACGGCTGCCGACGGGGCCTCGCCGTGCTCCGGGGCCGGGGCCGCCTCCCCGCTCCCGGACCGGGCCCCGGGCTCGGCCCGGCCCGTGGGCCGGGGCTCCGTCCCCGGGTCGGTCCGGGGCTGCGGGGCCTCTCCCGCCGGGGCGGCGGCCGCCAGCTCCCACGGGAGGACCGCCGGGTCCGTCACCGTCTTCGGCGGCGGGGTCACCGTACGGCCGTCGCGAGGTGCGCGTCGTCCAGGTCCGCGGCGAAGCGGGGGCCGGTGGCGTCGCCGTCCGCCGGACCGGAGTGGGTGTACTCCAGTACGGCCATGGCGCTGTGCATCTTGTTGGTGGCCTGGGCGAAGGCGATGCTCGTCGGACCGTCCAGCACCTCCGCGGTGACCTCCTCGCCCCGGTGCGCGGGCAGGTCGTGCATGAACACGGCGCGCGGGCTGGTCTCCCACAGACCGGAGGTGACCTGGAACGGGGCGAAGATCTCGCGCCAGTTCGCGTCCGGCTTCTGCGTGCCCGTCGTCTGCCAGCGGGTCGTGTAGACGACGTCGAAGCCCTCGGGCAGCACGTCCATGTCGTGCCGTTCGACGAGCACCGCCCCGCTGCGCGCGGCCCGGGCGCGGGCCCGCTCGGCGATGGAGGGCAGCAGCCCGTAGCCGGGCGGCGTGCGCAGCTCGAAGTGCACGTTCGGGAACCGGGTCAGGGCCAGGGCCAGTGCGGCGGCGGTGTTGTTGCCCTCGCCGACGTACAGGACGCGCAGTCCGTCGACGCGGCCGAAGTGGCGCAGCAGGGTGGTGAGGTCGGTGAGGGCCTGGGTGGGGTGCTCCTCGGCGCTCATCGCGTTGACCACGGCCATCCGGTCCTGGGCGGCCCAGCCGCGCAGTTCGGCCTCGGGGCCGGCGGTGCGGGCGACGAGGACGTCGAGCATGCCGGAGAGCACGCGTCCGGTGTCCTCGACGGACTCTCCGGTGTTGAGCTGGAGGTCGCCGGGGCCGTACGCCACGATCCGGGCGCCCACGCGCAGGGCCCCGGAGGAGAAGGCGGTGCGGGTGCGGGTGGAGGTCTTGGCGAAGTAGACGCCGGCGACCAGGCCTTCCAGGGCACGGGAGCGGGTGACGGTGCCCGCCGAGAACTCGGCGCCGCGGGCGACGATCCGGTGCAGGTCCCGGTCGGTGAGGTCGTCGATGGAGATGAGGTGGCGCGCCGGGCGGCGGCCGCCGGGGTCGTTCGTGTGCTGCGGGTCCATCGGATCAGCCCTTCTCGGGGTGGTCTGCGCCGGTGTGGGGAGCGGCGGCTTCGAGTGCGGCGGCGGTCCGCGCGACCGTGTGGTTGCGCAGCGCGGTGGCGAGGTCGAGGGTGAGCCCGTGCCGGCGGGCGGCGACGAGCAGCGGGGCGACGAGCAGCGAGTCGCCGCCGAGGTCGCGGAAGTCGTCGTGGACGCCGACCTGTTCGAGGCCGAGGACCTCGGACCAGACCTCGGCGAGCACCTTCTCCAGGTCGGTGCGCGGGGCGGTGTACGGCAGGGGCGTCGCGGTGGCCCGGCGCGAGGCCAGGGCGGCCTTGTCCCGCTTGCCGTTCGCGGTCAGCGGGAGCCGGTCGACGACGGTGACGGCGGCGGGGATGGCGGCGGCGGGCAGGACCGCCCGCAGCCGGTCGCGCAGGGCGGGGACCTCGACGGAATGCCCGTCGGCCGGGACCACCCAGGCGGCGAGCCGCTTGCCGCCGTCGGCCGCGTCCACGGGGGTGACGAGCGCCTCGCGGACGGCCGGGTCGGCGGTCAGGGCGGCCTCGGCCTCGCCGGGCTCGACGCGGTGGCCGCGCACCTTGACCTGCTCGTCGGCGCGGCCGGTGAACTCCAGCACTCCCCCGGGCAGGATGCGGGCGAGGTCCCCGGTGCGGTAGATGCGGGTGCCGGGGAGGCCGTACGGGTCGGGCAGGAACGACGCGGCGGTCAGGGCGGGCGCCCCGGCGTATCCGCGGGCGAGTCCCTCGCCGCCGAGCCAGACCTCGCCGGTGATCCCGTCGGGCACGGGCCGCAGCCGGTCGTCGAGGATCCGCAGCAGCACCCCGGGCAGCTGGGAGCCGAGCGGGACCAGGGTGCGCCGGGTGTTGGGGCGTACGTGGCCGAAGGTCGCGGCGACGGTGGCCTCGGTGGGACCGTACTCGGCGCCGAGCAGCATCCGCCCGCCGGCCGCGGCGATGCGGGCGGCGACCCGTTCCGCCTGCGCGGTGGGGTAGGCGTCGCCGGCGCAGACCGCGAT
Protein-coding sequences here:
- a CDS encoding TatD family hydrolase, whose protein sequence is MRIFDPHIHMTSRTTDDYRAMHAAGVRALVEPAFWLGQPRTSPSSFTDYFDALLGWEPYRAAQFGISHHCTIGLNPKEANDPRCTPVLDLLPRYLAKDGVVAVGEIGYDTVTDAEEHAFAVQLSLAVEFGLPALVHTPHRDKAGGTARSLAVIRESGIDPGFVVLDHLNEVTVREVRDSGCWMGFSIYPDTKMTPDRMVAILKEHGTERILVNSAADWGHSDPLLTRATGDAMLAAGFDEDDVDRVLWRNPVAFYAQSGRLGLDGYTDEQAAGLYAGNSIARGGN
- a CDS encoding Tat pathway signal sequence domain protein, which produces MPLNSMDRRSVLRTALGAAGAAAAVTVLGAGPAAAHGRRPQLPKVEGLVGDRWASEFWYEYDEMSYYTPSDGMKAAVAAITAPFGGFTKSYDAWLATRQGGRYPRSWMELIQPNKAHFELLSREQKKVYDKWYGHDPKGLVFAFQEFGQGTLFDPRRPAGNKVHMMNYTPPEATHAYHRWHAYLQSFQLLGIDRRFWAHINRLAGAAWELQSIAKPVNDANDNKHLPRHVVRHVTDKWLCRSDEKVTKAFDVWPYPVDLGK
- a CDS encoding sugar phosphate isomerase/epimerase family protein, with the protein product MSTPTGPRFSYGTNGLADHRLGDALRLLADLGYEGVALTLDHQHLDPYAPGLAARVDEVRRALDATGLAVVVETGARYLLDPRRKHRPTLLSAEPEGRRLRLDLMRRAVGIGVELGAGAVHFWSGTPDPDTTREQAWQRLVDGCAETVGHAEAAGIDLAFEPEPGMLVADLAGYRRLLADLGRPDRFRLTLDIGHCRCLEPYPVADCVALAADRLAHVQIEDMRRGTHEHLPFGEGEIDFPPVLGALADVGYRGLVSVELPRHSHAGAETARHSIAFLREAAARQASRDTRPQQEPSKEAVPA
- a CDS encoding MFS transporter → MTPPPKTVTDPAVLPWELAAAAPAGEAPQPRTDPGTEPRPTGRAEPGARSGSGEAAPAPEHGEAPSAAVPLRRNRDFGLLWGGAGLSLLAGRATAVAYPLTVLWITGSPGDAGLVGTALLLPQLLVQLPGGALVDRWDRRRIMIGAGLGQALVAGAVAALLLSGHVWLWALLAAAFTEGTLGVLHQLAERAAVPAVVPTEQLPAALTGNEARTRGAAIAGQPLGSGLVALGSSFPYVAALVGQLASVVLLFGVRGKLQAERTGPRPDLVREIKEGLVWMWRQRFLRAVMAAVAVSNVLFQGLNLAVMTGIQENHGSQFQIGVVLSLSGAGGLVGAITGGWWATRFSLRTLVLGGLAVWTALMVPVAFLRDPYALGALFAASGYVGGVFNVAGGVFMVRVAPDRMRGRANSLAMLVGGGAMAAGPVAAGFALEAFGPTRTVLGLSVAMGVTALVALLSPSLRRNPLEKASPELA
- a CDS encoding ornithine carbamoyltransferase gives rise to the protein MDPQHTNDPGGRRPARHLISIDDLTDRDLHRIVARGAEFSAGTVTRSRALEGLVAGVYFAKTSTRTRTAFSSGALRVGARIVAYGPGDLQLNTGESVEDTGRVLSGMLDVLVARTAGPEAELRGWAAQDRMAVVNAMSAEEHPTQALTDLTTLLRHFGRVDGLRVLYVGEGNNTAAALALALTRFPNVHFELRTPPGYGLLPSIAERARARAARSGAVLVERHDMDVLPEGFDVVYTTRWQTTGTQKPDANWREIFAPFQVTSGLWETSPRAVFMHDLPAHRGEEVTAEVLDGPTSIAFAQATNKMHSAMAVLEYTHSGPADGDATGPRFAADLDDAHLATAVR
- a CDS encoding EboA domain-containing protein encodes the protein MTAPTLAPPVPVAPAPAADHADHAVHDALTLRTLEESLRSVLDQEHRAGLVADTAAVAAEGPAALDRRFPAAGRDYGRGPLPGWADWAVEDAVRAVLLLALTRHGTSGAALAREAGERYAHGDAAERRGVLRALPFLPLGDRAVHLTDDAVRTNDNRLIAAALGPYARAHLDQYRWRQAVLKCLFTGIPLAKVAGLHERRDAELARMAHGFAAERRAADRPVPADLWTVATLDH
- a CDS encoding SCO3242 family prenyltransferase, whose translation is MTTATVPGHDARPGTAGPAGGSGPLRLPPFPGRAFRARRTLRAYAELVRAPAAITVPGDVLAGALAAGRGTGPRTLGLAASSVCLYWAGMALNDWADRELDAVERPERPLPSGRIRPEAALATAAGLTAAGLGIAALAGGPRTALRRTLPLAAAVWAYDLGAKATPLGPAVMATARALDVLHGTGPAPVRPALVPAAAVAVHTLGLTRLSRHEVDGAPPREAALTLAAAAAAAAGTAHRGTGPAQAAALALYATSFGPALTRVLRDPAAPRVRRAVGTGIHALLPLQAALAARAGAPRVAVPLAAALPLVRRLSRRVSST
- a CDS encoding inositol-3-phosphate synthase encodes the protein MRDTTGSSPRIGVWMVGARGSVATAAIAGAAAIVAGAASPVGCVTETPPFRDAPLPALADLVFGGHDVVDTPLSARAGQLAGAGVLPFAVLKALDTPLAAAELEIRDGSARPGESQSDTAARLAEDMAAFRDRHGLEQVVVVNVSSTEPMPEPDPAFLSLASLEAALTAGSVTLPASSLYAYAAFTAGCSYVNFTPSAGAALPALEELARLRGVPHAGRDGKTGETLVKSALAPMFTQRALRLRSWSGTNLLGGGDGATLADPAAARSKTESKQRSLEETVGHAVQGQTHIDNVPEMGEWKTAWDHISFEGFLGVRMTMQFTWQGCDSALAAPLVLDLVRLAALAGRRGESGALAALGFFFKDPAGSTEHNLTLQYEALTAWAANPAPASTVTGADPLTGARP
- the eboE gene encoding metabolite traffic protein EboE; translation: MRFRHPDGTAVHLAYCTNVHPAETLEGITAQLAAYAEPVRRAAGESVIGLGLWLPVDAAAALAADPAAVGRLRRELTARGLETVTLNGFPYKGFHAPVVKRAVYYPDWSEPARLDYTLNLARVLAGLLPDDAERGSVSTLPLAWRTAWSRTQQAAATRQLDKLAAGLRRIEAETGRTVRVAVEPEPGCVAETTAQAVEALKGVDHEWIGLCLDACHLAVAHEEPDAAVAELLTAGLQVVKVQASSALQAADPADPRVREALAAFAEPRFLHQTREAAPAGGALLGSDDLGPALAGALPGEAPWRIHYHVPLHEEPAPPLASTGPVLRDTLRALFGGDHAVTDHIEVETYTWSVLPEGSRPVGDAGLARGIAAELDWTARELTALGLTRTAPAPVPPAPMPSAARKEPGS